The nucleotide window CATAATTGAAGTGACTGATTACTTACTGAACTAACTGATATTATTAGTTTTGGAATCCAATATACAGAGGAGTAGATGATCCTTACTATGTGAAACtttctttatcttttctttatttctttgctCATTCTTGAGACTTACTTTCCTTTTTTCCTTACAATCCTTCTTTGATCTCTCTAACTGTATTTCTTTCTCTCATAGAGACAAATTGTATTTCTTTCATCTTGGTGAGAGAGAACACCCTTCTCCCACTTTTTAGGTTCTTAGTTTATCTTCTTATCCGGTAACAAGGTTCctaaatttttttcaattccaAATATGTCATCCCTTGTAGGAAGTAGGTTGTGGATATTTATAGAATAGAATGAGAACTGAAGCCTTCCAAACAGTTAACATCTATCGCCATCTTCTCAAGGCAGTCAAGAAACATATTGGGAAAGAAGAGAACAAGAAGCATTTTTTAGAATTTGTAACCTCGGAGTTCCACAAGAATCGGAATCTGTCTGATGGTGTGGCTGTCCAACAGAAAATAAAGCTTGCTCGTGATTATACTTACATGC belongs to Medicago truncatula cultivar Jemalong A17 chromosome 6, MtrunA17r5.0-ANR, whole genome shotgun sequence and includes:
- the LOC11414057 gene encoding uncharacterized protein, with translation MRTEAFQTVNIYRHLLKAVKKHIGKEENKKHFLEFVTSEFHKNRNLSDGVAVQQKIKLARDYTYMLNGVHHHKDLLFSYNIAIDRSNEVQRTLGKSAASVGLQLPEVYQS